From Paenibacillus graminis, a single genomic window includes:
- a CDS encoding TrmB family transcriptional regulator, with protein MEQLLLHLRNLGFTEMESKIMVELATKGQASGYEVAKQLGVSRSNVYAALQRLTQQGYVRCGEGEPARYSVLDPEELATMISGRVQASLAYMESEMPRGGPVSPSFYNVEGDRNVLGALIRQLNLARQEIVVDVWREEASLLRNELEQAERRGVKLLWAFDGGNAATAPYPAWPPLGGKPTRSGGRKFSFVIDRCWCMLGMRYEDGSAQAVVTEHPVLVELLLNHFTQEMVLFELEEDMGAELTKRYGERYSRIYSKYVLHDQDGEESEESDEQVAGQLRAEDTAD; from the coding sequence ATGGAACAGTTGCTGCTGCATCTGCGCAATTTGGGTTTCACAGAGATGGAATCCAAAATCATGGTCGAGCTGGCCACCAAAGGCCAGGCTTCGGGCTACGAAGTCGCCAAACAGCTCGGAGTATCAAGATCCAACGTATATGCGGCGCTTCAGCGCCTGACTCAGCAAGGATATGTTAGATGCGGTGAAGGGGAACCGGCACGCTACAGCGTGCTGGACCCGGAGGAGCTGGCGACAATGATTTCCGGCAGGGTCCAGGCTTCCCTGGCATATATGGAAAGTGAAATGCCCCGCGGCGGACCGGTCAGCCCGTCCTTCTACAATGTGGAAGGCGACCGCAATGTGCTGGGAGCGCTGATTCGCCAGTTGAATCTGGCCCGCCAGGAGATTGTGGTCGATGTATGGCGCGAAGAGGCCTCGCTGCTGCGCAACGAGCTGGAACAGGCGGAGAGGCGGGGAGTGAAGCTGCTGTGGGCTTTTGACGGCGGCAATGCGGCAACGGCTCCGTATCCGGCCTGGCCGCCTTTAGGCGGGAAGCCCACGAGAAGCGGGGGGCGCAAGTTTTCTTTTGTCATCGACCGGTGCTGGTGCATGCTAGGCATGCGGTATGAGGATGGAAGCGCGCAGGCGGTAGTCACAGAGCATCCGGTGCTGGTGGAGCTTTTGCTGAACCACTTTACGCAGGAAATGGTGCTGTTTGAACTGGAGGAAGATATGGGGGCAGAGCTTACCAAACGTTATGGTGAGCGCTACAGCCGGATTTACAGTAAATATGTGCTGCATGATCAGGATGGGGAAGAGTCAGAGGAATCAGACGAGCAAGTTGCGGGGCAACTGCGGGCGGAGGACACGGCTGATTAG